One region of Armigeres subalbatus isolate Guangzhou_Male chromosome 3, GZ_Asu_2, whole genome shotgun sequence genomic DNA includes:
- the LOC134222232 gene encoding uncharacterized protein LOC134222232, translated as MYRQVALCPKDCRFHLIFWRRSHKEPIQTYKLKTVTYGTASAPFLATRVLKQIAQDEGTHFPLAARAVIEDFYVDDFFSGSKTVNDAIKLRDQMIAMLNTAGMQLRKWASNCPEILEGIPLENRALESSVTFDKDQSIKTLGLHWEPCTDKLKYIVSETAFNLSSPITKRSSLSYIAKLYNPLGLVGPVVVVAKIFMQALWGLKDEYNKLYDWDTELPKDMKQRWLNYCSGLPRLNELRIDRFVLQPDFTSVELHFFSDASQVAYGTCAYIRSTNDTGFVKVALLTSRSKVAPLKQQSVPRLELCGALLSAELYRKISTSLQITSKAYFWVDSTTVISWLKATPSSWSTFVGNRVSKIQQITGDCEWNYVASRENPADIISRGLPATDLLQCTKWWEGPQWLQGSKESWTVQMSGEIDPEAIKEARKTSLAAVSTSLSFIEEYACRFSNYQHMLRITAYWRRYFGNLRLDKNSRVVTLPLSTTEIRNAELTLIRLVQIHAFTPELKTVEVHQAIPSNSRLRWFNPMLDSEGILRIGGRIDRSSQPFESRHQILLPGAHPFTMLLLRSQHERLLHAAPQLLTNTIRLRFWILGGRSAIRRVVHSCVTCFRAKPKVIEQFMAELPSQRVTASRPFAIVGVDFWGPIYLKPRHRRDAPPKAYVSVFVCFCTKAVHLELVVDLSTAKFLQAFRRFVSRRGLCAEVYSDNGKNFVGAANELRRILRAEDFRHAIASECARTGIRWHFNPPRGSHFGGLWEAAIKSAQKHFVRVLGDRKLGFDDMETLLVQIEGCLNSRPLTKLSDDPSDLEALTPGHFLVGSSLQSIPDIDYESIPMNRLFHWQQIQKLLQDVWKRWHIEYLQALQPRSKWIKPPIELKKNQVVVIVDENQPPMRWPLGRIHELHPGKDGVVRVVTLQTGSGMFTRPTSKICILPIPRPHDEESAAKIIPKQLIEWWIIKFKALCLKGPGKDLSNNNYHLKFGYRVFSFACISVRGEGVFDADTAMTTANTNERYNTRGQILVYKALELKGPGEDHSNYDYLLEAGYRVLLFPCISTCSTSIVGCSRTFP; from the coding sequence ATGTATCGTCAAGTGGCACTATGTCCTAAAGACTGTCGGTTCCACTTAATTTTCTGGCGTCGGTCACACAAAGAGCCCATTCAGACATACAAATTGAAAACCGTAACGTATGGAACTGCCTCCGCTCCGTTTTTAGCCACCCGAGTATTGAAGCAAATTGCACAGGATGAAGGAACACATTTTCCACTTGCAGCAAGAGCAGTCATCGAAGATTTTTATGTGGATGACTTTTTCTCGGGATCAAAAACAGTTAACGATGCCATAAAGCTACGGGATCAAATGATTGCCATGTTGAATACAGCAGGAATGCAGCTAAGAAAGTGGGCGAGCAATTGCcctgaaattcttgaaggaatcccTCTAGAGAATCGAGCACTAGAATCGTCAGTGACGTTCGACAAGGACCAGTCCATTAAAACTCTTGGTTTGCATTGGGAACCTTGCACGGATAAGTTAAAATATATTGTGTCAGAAACTGCCTTTAACCTTAGTTCCCCCATTACAAAACGTAGTTCGCTGTCTTACATTGCCAAGCTGTACAACCCACTTGGATTAGTTGGGCCTGTTGTGGTTGTAGCTAAGATATTCATGCAAGCGTTGTGGGGTTTAAAGGATGAATACAACAAGTTATATGACTGGGATACAGAATTACCAAAGGATATGAAGCAACGCTGGCTCAATTACTGTTCAGGACTCCCTCGCTTGAATGAATTGCGTATCGACCGATTCGTGTTGCAACCTGATTTTACTTCAGTAGAGCTGCATTTCTTCTCGGATGCCTCTCAAGTAGCCTATGGAACATGTGCATATATCCGATCAACAAATGATACAGGATTTGTGAAAGTTGCTTTGCTAACATCCCGATCTAAGGTTGCACCGCTTAAACAACAAAGCGTCCCTCGTTTGGAGCTCTGTGGCGCATTATTATCTGCTGAACTCTACCGCAAAATCTCCACTTCACTGCAAATCACGTCTAAGGCATATTTTTGGGTTGATTCAACAACCGTCATAAGCTGGCTTAAAGCAACACCTTCATCCTGGTCCACATTTGTCGGTAATCGCGTTTCAAAAATCCAGCAAATCACAGGTGATTGCGAGTGGAATTACGTAGCTAGTCGAGAGAACCCCGCGGACATTATTTCAAGAGGTCTTCCAGCAACTGACCTATTACAGTGCACGAAATGGTGGGAAGGACCACAATGGCTTCAAGGCAGTAAAGAATCGTGGACTGTTCAAATGAGCGGAGAAATAGATCCTGAAGCGATAAAAGAAGCTAGAAAGACATCATTAGCTGCTGTATCTACATCACTCTCTTTCATCGAAGAGTATGCTTGCCGTTTCTCCAATTATCAGCACATGCTACGTATTACTGCCTACTGGCGACGGTACTTCGGTAATCTACGTTTGGACAAGAATTCTCGAGTGGTTACTCTACCACTTTCTACTACGGAAATACGCAACGCTGAGTTAACACTAATACGGTTGGTTCAAATTCATGCATTTACCCCTGAGCTTAAGACAGTCGAAGTACATCAGGCAATTCCATCAAATTCTCGCCTCCGTTGGTTCAATCCGATGTTAGACTCAGAAGGGATTTTGAGGATCGGCGGACGAATAGATCGATCATCACAACCATTTGAATCGCGTCATCAAATTCTGTTGCCTGGTGCACATCCATTCACGATGCTACTTCTTCGGAGTCAACACGAACGTCTTCTTCACGCAGCTCCCCAGCTACTCACCAACACTATCCGGTtaagattttggattttgggagGTAGAAGTGCTATTCGACGCGTAGTTCATAGTTGTGTTACCTGTTTTCGAGCAAAACCGAAAGTTATTGAGCAGTTTATGGCCGAACTCCCTTCGCAACGAGTTACTGCGTCACGACCATTCGCCATTGTTGGAGTTGATTTCTGGGGACCGATTTATCTAAAACCTCGGCACCGTAGAGACGCACCCCCAAAGGCCTATGTTTCGGTGTTTGTGTGTTTCTGTACAAAAGCCGTACATTTAGAACTTGTGGTAGACCTCAGTACGGCAAAGTTTTTGCAAGCCTTCCGTCGATTTGTATCGCGCCGAGGACTTTGCGCCGAAGTATATTCCGACAACGGTAAAAATTTTGTTGGTGCGGCCAATGAGCTTAGAAGAATATTGCGAGCCGAAGACTTTCGACATGCAATCGCCAGTGAATGTGCAAGAACAGGAATTCGTTGGCACTTCAATCCCCCTCGTGGATCCCATTTTGGAGGTCTGTGGGAAGCAGCAATTAAATCAGCACAGAAACACTTCGTGCGAGTGTTAGGAGATCGTAAACTAGGTTTTGACGATATGGAAACACTTCTTGTACAAATTGAAGGATGCCTCAATTCTCGTCCGCTGACCAAGCTCTCCGATGATCCGTCAGACCTCGAGGCTTTAACGCCGGGGCATTTTCTTGTTGGGTCATCGTTACAATCTATACCGGACATCGATTACGAATCAATTCCGATGAACCGACTCTTCCATTGGCAACAAATTCAGAAATTGCTTCAAGATGTCTGGAAACGTTGGCACATCGAATACTTGCAAGCTCTTCAACCTCGAAGCAAATGGATTAAACCGCCAATAGAGCTGAAGAAAAATCAAGTTGTCGTTATCGTGGACGAAAATCAACCGCCAATGCGTTGGCCCTTAGGTCGAATACATGAACTCCATCCAGGGAAAGATGGTGTAGTACGCGTAGTCACTTTGCAGACTGGTTCCGGCATGTTTACCCGCCCAACatcaaaaatttgcattttACCCATACCACGACCACATGACGAAGAATCTGCAGCAAAGATCATTCCGAAACAACTCATTGAATGGTGGATAATTAAATTCAAGGCCCTTTGTCTGAAGGGTCCAGGTAAGGACCTTTCCAATAATAATTACCATTTGAAATTTGGCTACCGGGTCTTCTCATTTGCATGTATTTCTGTGAGAGGCGAAGGAGTGTTCGACGCAGATACCGCTATGACTACAGCAAACACCAACGAACGTTACAACACCCGGGGGCAGATTTTAGTATACAAGGCCCTCGAACTAAAGGGTCCAGGTGAGGACCATTCCAATTACGATTACCTTTTAGAAGCCGGCTACCGGGTCTTATTATTTCCATGTATTTCGACGTGTTCAACATCGATTGTGGGGTGTTCAAGGACTTTTCCATAG